The following coding sequences are from one Methanohalophilus halophilus window:
- a CDS encoding DUF169 domain-containing protein, with the protein MENKEISDKLKEILQLKYEPVAVKLVKKGEDIPADFNQPEKKTRHCQSIMKARTGECLVIPADKHACVVGGSSLGLLETPDNVRSGEFHSKIGMFDTPQAAAKMIEERAEFEECSMQATVVCPLEKADFKPDVVVLVDLPETLYWIVPAFTFEKGGRVTLSTAPFQATCVDSTIIPIQTGDVNFSMGCFGCRRTTDIGRDEMLVGIPGPILENIVEHLEKLYEKPIRKARGL; encoded by the coding sequence ATGGAAAATAAAGAGATAAGTGACAAACTCAAGGAAATACTGCAACTAAAATACGAACCGGTAGCCGTGAAATTGGTTAAAAAGGGCGAAGATATTCCTGCAGACTTTAACCAACCCGAGAAAAAAACCCGCCATTGTCAGTCTATTATGAAAGCAAGGACCGGCGAATGTCTTGTGATACCGGCAGATAAACATGCATGCGTGGTAGGTGGTTCCAGTCTGGGACTTTTAGAAACACCTGACAATGTAAGAAGCGGGGAATTCCACTCCAAAATCGGCATGTTCGATACACCTCAAGCAGCTGCTAAGATGATAGAGGAGAGGGCAGAATTCGAGGAATGCAGCATGCAGGCAACAGTAGTTTGTCCTCTTGAAAAGGCTGACTTTAAGCCCGATGTAGTGGTTCTGGTCGATCTCCCGGAAACCCTTTACTGGATTGTACCAGCATTTACTTTTGAAAAGGGAGGAAGGGTTACCCTGAGCACAGCACCGTTCCAGGCCACCTGCGTGGATTCAACGATAATTCCCATCCAGACCGGCGATGTAAATTTTTCCATGGGATGTTTCGGCTGTCGCAGGACAACTGATATAGGCAGGGATGAAATGCTTGTGGGAATTCCGGGCCCAATTCTTGAAAATATAGTAGAGCATCTTGAAAAACTCTATGAAAAGCCTATCAGAAAAGCCAGGGGATTGTAA
- a CDS encoding bactofilin family protein: MNEDNENNMKFHPQSNTYILRKKSYFEQNVSLDGNLITGPDTNFWKNLKVAGNVELGKGTVVRGSLHAEEVILGPGCRIDGDIHASRNATLLDRCTINGHATTDGWMKVRPGCNIKFVRAKKELELVGKVNVESIESGTKVIVHSE; the protein is encoded by the coding sequence ATGAATGAAGACAATGAGAACAACATGAAATTCCATCCACAGAGCAATACCTATATTCTCCGGAAAAAATCCTATTTTGAGCAAAATGTAAGCCTGGATGGAAATCTCATTACAGGACCAGATACTAATTTCTGGAAAAACCTGAAGGTTGCCGGCAACGTAGAACTGGGTAAGGGTACAGTTGTGAGGGGCAGCCTCCATGCAGAGGAAGTTATACTGGGCCCTGGTTGCAGGATTGACGGGGATATTCACGCCAGCAGGAATGCGACCCTGCTTGATCGTTGCACAATCAATGGCCACGCCACTACAGATGGCTGGATGAAAGTACGGCCTGGTTGCAATATAAAGTTTGTAAGAGCTAAAAAAGAACTGGAACTTGTGGGTAAAGTCAATGTTGAAAGTATAGAATCAGGTACCAAAGTAATCGTACATTCTGAATGA
- a CDS encoding prenyltransferase/squalene oxidase repeat-containing protein — MKSLSEKPGDCKIQAKEIKYNDAVSRGLDWLDESQPGTLKEYARSTTASYLWGRGYTLTATLIKEIHRPQSFREICRGVSALATMGIYYPAVTHSIKTKQKDGNLKDIYDRTYALIALADLEVSCPDECQKIIKDFDSTWEHPGTIALIIICLIKQSKLTGTDHTDFTREKTDWLLSRIQDNGGWKFTTTSNLVMQALIIAGRSGEIDQSIKWLLKKQNDNGSWGKNNGDITATAQSLITLALYINA; from the coding sequence ATGAAAAGCCTATCAGAAAAGCCAGGGGATTGTAAGATTCAGGCAAAGGAAATTAAATATAACGATGCGGTAAGCAGAGGGCTTGATTGGCTGGATGAAAGTCAGCCTGGCACCCTCAAGGAATATGCCAGAAGCACAACAGCCAGCTACCTCTGGGGAAGGGGATATACCCTTACAGCCACCCTCATAAAAGAGATTCACAGGCCACAATCTTTCAGGGAAATTTGCAGAGGTGTATCAGCCCTTGCCACAATGGGGATTTACTATCCTGCAGTTACCCATTCTATCAAAACCAAACAGAAAGATGGCAATTTAAAAGATATATATGATAGAACATATGCCCTGATTGCTCTTGCAGATCTCGAAGTGTCCTGTCCAGACGAATGCCAGAAAATCATAAAGGATTTTGATAGTACATGGGAACATCCCGGTACAATTGCATTGATAATAATTTGCCTCATAAAACAATCCAAACTGACAGGAACAGACCACACTGATTTTACACGGGAAAAAACCGATTGGTTATTGTCCCGGATACAGGATAACGGTGGCTGGAAATTCACAACAACCAGCAATCTTGTTATGCAGGCACTGATAATTGCCGGTCGCTCAGGCGAAATAGACCAATCTATCAAGTGGTTACTTAAAAAACAAAATGATAACGGTAGTTGGGGCAAAAATAACGGAGATATTACGGCTACTGCACAGTCATTGATTACTCTTGCTCTGTATATCAATGCTTAA
- a CDS encoding ABC transporter ATP-binding protein: MGRLVIENVGQSFEKDKGEATDALKDVNFEVKDGEFVCIIGPSGCGKTTLLRIVAGLDRADSGRILLDGETITSPDPRRGMVFQEYSLFPWRTVMDNVTFGLDMSGMDRKESRKIAEEYLRLVGLEHFRDSYPYELSGGMRQRIAIVRALANDPAVLLMDEPFGSLDAQTRNKLQQELLQIWEAKKITILFVTHSVDEAVYLSDRIAVMTSRPGRIKEMVDVDLPRPRDRTSTSANKLRNSLLNMLAEENK, translated from the coding sequence ATGGGCCGGCTTGTGATTGAGAATGTGGGACAGAGTTTTGAAAAGGATAAAGGTGAGGCTACCGATGCCCTTAAAGATGTGAATTTTGAGGTGAAAGATGGTGAGTTTGTCTGTATCATCGGTCCATCAGGTTGCGGAAAAACTACCCTTTTGAGAATTGTTGCCGGACTTGACAGGGCGGATTCGGGCCGGATTCTACTGGATGGCGAAACGATAACCTCTCCCGATCCTCGCAGGGGTATGGTCTTTCAGGAATATTCCCTGTTCCCCTGGCGAACAGTCATGGATAATGTGACATTTGGTCTGGACATGAGTGGTATGGATAGGAAAGAATCCAGGAAGATTGCTGAAGAATATCTGAGGCTTGTAGGACTTGAGCATTTCAGGGACAGTTATCCTTACGAACTTTCAGGAGGAATGAGACAAAGGATTGCTATTGTCAGGGCCCTTGCAAATGATCCTGCAGTTTTACTTATGGATGAGCCTTTTGGATCCCTTGATGCCCAGACACGCAATAAACTCCAGCAGGAACTGTTACAGATATGGGAAGCTAAAAAGATAACAATTCTTTTTGTAACACACAGTGTGGATGAAGCAGTCTATCTCTCCGACAGGATTGCTGTTATGACTTCCCGGCCCGGGCGAATAAAGGAAATGGTTGATGTCGATCTGCCCCGGCCCAGGGATAGGACAAGTACCTCTGCAAATAAACTGCGTAACAGTCTGCTGAATATGCTGGCTGAAGAAAATAAATAA
- a CDS encoding ABC transporter permease, producing MKTKPVSKKGIEIISLVTAIIIWQLIADFVIGNTFILPSFTDVVYAFITIIERGVLFTDLMISLLHFGIGIISALVIGIPIGVAMGWFHNADRVADPLIEIVRPIPPLAWIPFAIVWFGLTHISAGFVVFVGAVFPIIINTLTGFKSVSKVYVEAGKVLGCMKSTSLIRYIALPYSLPSIAAGIRIAMGVGWMCLVAAEMFGVSKNGLGYKIWWHYYLHQMDFVLVYMLILGFLGLLIDRVFRWYVDGKLLKWRKGVVV from the coding sequence ATGAAAACCAAACCGGTTTCAAAAAAAGGCATAGAAATCATTTCTCTGGTAACAGCCATTATTATATGGCAACTTATAGCTGATTTTGTTATCGGGAATACCTTCATTCTTCCAAGTTTTACCGATGTAGTTTATGCTTTCATCACAATAATCGAAAGGGGAGTTCTGTTCACCGATCTTATGATAAGTCTGCTGCACTTTGGAATAGGTATCATTTCGGCTCTGGTTATAGGCATCCCAATAGGGGTTGCAATGGGATGGTTCCATAATGCAGACAGGGTAGCAGATCCTCTGATTGAGATTGTGCGTCCGATTCCTCCTCTTGCATGGATTCCCTTTGCAATTGTGTGGTTTGGTCTGACTCACATATCTGCCGGATTTGTAGTTTTTGTAGGGGCCGTTTTCCCAATTATTATCAATACATTGACCGGTTTCAAGAGTGTTTCAAAAGTTTATGTAGAAGCCGGTAAGGTGCTGGGTTGTATGAAAAGCACCTCTCTTATTCGTTATATTGCACTACCCTATTCACTGCCCTCTATAGCCGCAGGCATAAGAATTGCGATGGGTGTTGGCTGGATGTGTCTGGTAGCAGCTGAGATGTTCGGTGTCAGTAAAAACGGTCTGGGATACAAGATATGGTGGCATTATTATCTGCACCAGATGGATTTTGTGCTGGTCTACATGCTCATTCTGGGCTTTTTGGGACTTTTGATAGATCGTGTTTTCCGCTGGTATGTGGACGGGAAATTGCTCAAATGGAGAAAAGGAGTCGTTGTTTAA
- a CDS encoding DUF134 domain-containing protein, giving the protein MKCRRGRPKCPRRIRAEPNVMCFKPCGIPRSEVEVVDLAFEELEAIRLVDVDELTQEEAALEMGISRRAFWEELKNARKKVARALVEGQAIDIKGGNYTTE; this is encoded by the coding sequence ATGAAATGCAGGAGAGGAAGACCAAAATGCCCCCGCAGGATACGGGCAGAGCCCAATGTTATGTGCTTTAAACCCTGCGGAATACCAAGGTCTGAAGTTGAGGTAGTAGACCTCGCATTTGAGGAACTGGAGGCCATCCGACTTGTGGATGTGGATGAGCTGACACAGGAAGAAGCCGCCCTTGAGATGGGAATTTCCAGAAGGGCTTTCTGGGAAGAACTGAAAAATGCGAGAAAAAAAGTCGCCAGAGCTCTTGTTGAAGGGCAGGCCATAGATATCAAAGGCGGAAATTACACTACTGAATAA
- a CDS encoding Mrp/NBP35 family ATP-binding protein, with protein MSQNIQSAESLVNSKVEEPKLVSNLRGIRNKLMVMSGKGGVGKSTVSANLAAALARRGKKVGLLDSDIHGPSIPTMFGITDQRPEVGEKGILPVQVADNLKVMSIGLLLDDQDSPVVWRGPAKMGAIKQFLEEVDWGVLDYLIIDLPPGTGDEPLSIVQLLGKVDGAIVVTTPQDVALTSVRKSLKFAEMLEVPVIGMVENMSGVICPHCNEEIQVFGGESVEKAAKDFNTPILATLPIEPDVSSSGDKGDVYVNDDKSIWKEKFDSIVNSVEEKFN; from the coding sequence ATGAGTCAAAACATACAGTCAGCTGAAAGTCTGGTAAATTCCAAAGTTGAAGAGCCAAAACTCGTATCGAATCTGCGTGGAATAAGAAACAAGCTCATGGTAATGAGTGGCAAAGGCGGTGTAGGAAAGAGTACCGTTTCAGCAAATCTCGCTGCAGCCCTTGCCAGGCGCGGGAAAAAAGTAGGACTGCTTGACAGTGATATTCATGGACCAAGCATTCCCACAATGTTTGGAATCACTGACCAGAGACCCGAAGTAGGAGAAAAGGGCATTCTTCCCGTACAGGTTGCCGATAACCTCAAGGTCATGTCCATAGGTTTATTGCTGGACGATCAGGATTCCCCCGTGGTCTGGAGAGGGCCTGCCAAGATGGGAGCCATAAAACAGTTCCTTGAAGAAGTTGACTGGGGAGTACTGGACTACCTTATCATAGACCTGCCTCCGGGCACAGGAGATGAACCATTGAGCATAGTACAGTTGCTGGGCAAGGTCGATGGTGCCATCGTTGTCACAACTCCCCAGGATGTAGCACTTACAAGTGTAAGGAAATCCCTGAAATTTGCAGAAATGCTGGAAGTACCCGTAATTGGAATGGTCGAAAACATGAGCGGTGTAATCTGCCCCCACTGCAATGAAGAAATACAGGTCTTTGGCGGAGAATCTGTAGAAAAGGCTGCAAAAGATTTCAACACCCCCATACTTGCCACATTGCCTATCGAACCCGATGTTTCATCATCAGGGGATAAAGGAGATGTATATGTCAATGATGATAAATCCATCTGGAAAGAAAAGTTCGATTCAATTGTTAATTCTGTGGAAGAAAAGTTCAACTAA
- a CDS encoding helix-turn-helix domain-containing protein: MSIADKVIESAFESDEAFQHTLLKVIKEDLGLTAIEFSEHSSIPPSTLYKLMSGNREPNLRTMRQIVKTIKKLEGYEGGEFIAVIASRPVLDNIKETKRKIHGNLCTIREYAATSMEEAIIAAVRAEREGARALVCAPIVSPTVEKIIKIPVSTIMPKDSLLEAIENVARKMEME; this comes from the coding sequence ATGAGTATTGCAGACAAAGTTATCGAATCAGCATTTGAATCCGATGAAGCGTTCCAGCATACTTTATTGAAGGTCATAAAGGAAGACCTGGGTCTTACAGCTATAGAATTTTCCGAGCATTCCTCCATTCCACCAAGTACCCTTTACAAACTTATGTCCGGAAACCGGGAACCCAATTTACGTACGATGCGCCAGATCGTGAAAACCATAAAGAAACTTGAAGGATATGAGGGCGGAGAATTCATAGCCGTTATAGCCTCCCGGCCGGTACTGGATAATATTAAAGAGACAAAAAGGAAAATTCACGGGAACCTGTGCACCATACGAGAATATGCGGCTACGTCCATGGAAGAAGCTATCATTGCAGCTGTGCGGGCTGAAAGGGAAGGAGCAAGGGCTCTTGTTTGCGCACCTATTGTAAGCCCTACAGTGGAAAAAATTATCAAAATACCTGTATCCACCATTATGCCAAAGGATAGTCTTCTCGAAGCAATCGAGAATGTGGCACGAAAAATGGAAATGGAATAA
- a CDS encoding ABC transporter substrate-binding protein translates to MKKISKILILILVVAASVFLAGCASQDGDGTEETADVTTLNIGYQPSTHQLSYMTAREKGWWEEDLASYGVEEVKEYEFPTGAPEMQAMLAGDLDVAYVGAAPFVSALSNGLDAKVVAGVNSQGSDLILRPEHPYEGPEDLKGLSIATFPPGTIQDTILRDWLKDNGIDPDNDVDIKAMGPGDAISAISAGQIDAAFLPHPAPTLIEQEGNGRSVVPSGEMLPNHACCVLVVSGDLIRNHPDMVAEIVKTHIKATDYNLENQDEAAQIFADKQGWDVNVVRTSIDEWDGQWIADPAIIADSTVDYAQVQYELGYVDEEFTQEDIFDMSFYELAITE, encoded by the coding sequence ATGAAAAAAATCAGTAAAATACTAATCCTCATACTTGTTGTGGCAGCCTCTGTCTTCCTTGCAGGCTGTGCTTCTCAGGATGGAGATGGCACAGAAGAGACTGCCGACGTGACTACTCTTAACATAGGTTATCAACCCAGTACCCATCAGCTTTCCTATATGACAGCAAGGGAAAAAGGATGGTGGGAAGAGGATCTTGCTTCCTATGGTGTGGAAGAAGTGAAAGAATATGAATTCCCAACCGGTGCTCCCGAAATGCAGGCAATGCTTGCAGGCGACCTGGATGTGGCCTATGTAGGCGCTGCACCATTCGTATCAGCCTTGAGTAACGGTCTTGATGCCAAAGTAGTTGCAGGCGTGAATTCCCAGGGTTCCGATCTTATCCTGCGTCCTGAACATCCCTATGAAGGTCCCGAAGATCTCAAGGGATTGAGCATCGCAACGTTCCCGCCAGGTACAATTCAGGATACAATTCTGCGTGATTGGTTGAAAGATAATGGTATTGATCCGGACAACGATGTTGACATAAAGGCAATGGGTCCCGGTGATGCTATTTCTGCAATTTCTGCAGGCCAGATTGATGCTGCATTCCTGCCCCATCCTGCTCCAACCCTGATTGAACAGGAAGGCAACGGCAGGTCAGTTGTACCTTCAGGGGAAATGCTTCCCAACCATGCATGCTGTGTGCTTGTTGTAAGTGGCGACCTTATACGCAATCATCCGGACATGGTGGCCGAGATTGTAAAAACCCATATAAAAGCCACAGATTATAATCTTGAAAACCAGGACGAAGCTGCACAGATATTTGCAGATAAGCAGGGCTGGGATGTTAATGTAGTCCGTACTTCCATAGATGAATGGGATGGCCAGTGGATTGCCGATCCTGCCATAATTGCAGATTCCACTGTGGATTATGCACAGGTCCAGTATGAACTTGGTTATGTCGATGAGGAATTCACCCAGGAAGATATATTCGACATGAGTTTCTATGAACTGGCCATAACTGAGTAA